The Longimicrobium terrae genome includes a region encoding these proteins:
- a CDS encoding M13 family metallopeptidase, whose protein sequence is MSSKIRITPRATAVAACILAAACAPSQPGAVSGSAAAPAPAMGLGIDTTGFDRSVRPQDDFYSFVNGSWLKRTEIPADRSTYGTFILLRDQAQASLRTLVEEAASKQNAPGSDEQKVGDLYKSFMDTARIERLGIQPLRADIDRIRAVRSRAEYPALFAQMRRRGTGLPFSFGVGQDQKMSSRYVVGLSQSGLGLPDREYYLDPSERSAGIRREYTNYAQTLLGLAGTPNAAAAAQNVIAFETALATRQWERTRLRDPNAQYNPTAVADLSRRAPGFNWSEFLRSAGVSVDTVILRQPDYFARIDSVLAQTPVETVQNYLVLRMVDNAAPYLSSDFANARFNFRGKVLSGTTQERPRWQRGIDVVEGTLGELAGEMYVERNFSPAAKQRAQELVQNLMAAFNQGIDELEWMSPATRAQAHQKLSSISVKIGYPDTWRDYSALQIDPADLLGNLRRASEFEYQRTITGRIGQPVNRNEWGMTPQTVNAYYNPTNNEIVFPAAILRPPFFDPNADDAVNYGGIGGVIGHEISHGFDDQGRKSDAQGNLRDWWTPEDATAFESRATALANQYSSYSPIEGANVNGRLTLGENIGDLSGLAIAYKAYHNSLNGRPAPVINGFTGDQRFFLGWAQIWRSKFRDQALRQQLLTDPHSPGQYRTNGVLVNFPAFYEAFGVKQGDRMWLPADQRIKLW, encoded by the coding sequence ATGTCCTCAAAGATCCGCATTACGCCGCGTGCCACGGCCGTGGCGGCGTGCATCCTTGCCGCCGCCTGCGCGCCGTCGCAGCCCGGCGCCGTGTCCGGTTCCGCCGCGGCGCCCGCCCCCGCCATGGGGCTGGGCATCGACACGACCGGCTTTGACCGCTCCGTCCGCCCGCAGGACGACTTCTACTCGTTCGTGAACGGCTCCTGGCTCAAGCGGACCGAGATCCCGGCGGACCGCAGCACCTACGGCACCTTCATTCTGCTGCGCGACCAGGCCCAGGCCTCGCTGCGCACGCTGGTGGAAGAAGCCGCGAGCAAGCAGAACGCCCCCGGCAGCGACGAGCAGAAGGTCGGCGATCTGTACAAGAGCTTCATGGACACCGCGCGCATCGAGCGGCTGGGCATTCAGCCGCTGCGCGCCGACATCGACCGCATTCGCGCCGTGCGCTCGCGCGCCGAGTACCCGGCGCTGTTCGCGCAGATGCGCCGCCGCGGAACGGGCCTTCCGTTCTCGTTCGGCGTGGGCCAGGACCAGAAGATGTCCAGCCGCTACGTGGTGGGGCTGAGCCAGAGCGGGCTGGGCCTGCCGGACCGCGAGTACTACCTGGACCCCAGCGAGCGCTCGGCCGGCATCCGCCGCGAATACACGAACTACGCGCAGACGCTGCTCGGGCTCGCGGGCACGCCCAACGCCGCGGCCGCCGCGCAGAACGTGATCGCGTTTGAGACCGCGCTGGCCACGCGCCAGTGGGAGCGCACGCGCCTTCGCGACCCCAACGCCCAGTACAACCCCACCGCCGTGGCTGACCTTTCCCGCCGCGCGCCGGGCTTCAACTGGAGCGAGTTCCTGCGGTCCGCGGGCGTGAGCGTCGACACCGTCATCCTGCGCCAGCCGGACTACTTCGCCCGCATCGACAGCGTGCTGGCGCAGACTCCGGTGGAAACCGTGCAGAACTACCTGGTGCTGCGCATGGTGGACAACGCCGCCCCGTACCTGAGCAGCGACTTCGCCAACGCGCGCTTCAACTTCCGCGGCAAGGTGCTGAGCGGCACCACCCAGGAGCGCCCCCGCTGGCAGCGCGGCATCGACGTCGTCGAGGGCACGCTGGGCGAGCTGGCCGGCGAAATGTACGTGGAGCGCAACTTCAGCCCCGCCGCCAAGCAGCGCGCCCAGGAGCTGGTGCAGAACCTGATGGCCGCGTTCAACCAGGGCATCGACGAGCTGGAGTGGATGAGCCCGGCGACGCGTGCGCAGGCGCACCAGAAGCTGAGCAGCATCAGCGTCAAGATCGGCTATCCCGACACGTGGCGTGACTACTCGGCGCTGCAGATCGACCCCGCGGACCTGCTGGGCAACCTGCGCCGCGCGTCCGAGTTCGAGTACCAGCGCACCATCACCGGGCGCATCGGCCAGCCGGTGAACCGCAACGAGTGGGGCATGACCCCGCAGACCGTGAACGCGTACTACAACCCGACCAACAACGAAATCGTGTTCCCGGCGGCCATTCTGCGGCCTCCGTTCTTTGATCCCAACGCGGACGACGCCGTGAACTACGGCGGCATCGGCGGCGTGATCGGGCACGAGATCAGCCACGGCTTCGACGACCAGGGCCGGAAGAGCGACGCGCAGGGCAACCTTCGCGACTGGTGGACGCCGGAAGACGCCACCGCGTTCGAGTCGCGTGCCACGGCGCTGGCCAACCAGTACAGCAGCTACTCGCCCATCGAGGGCGCCAACGTGAACGGCCGGCTTACGCTGGGCGAAAACATCGGCGACCTGTCGGGGCTGGCCATCGCCTACAAGGCGTACCACAACTCGCTCAACGGGCGCCCCGCGCCGGTCATCAACGGCTTCACGGGCGACCAGCGCTTCTTCCTGGGATGGGCGCAGATCTGGCGCAGCAAGTTCCGCGACCAGGCGCTTCGCCAGCAGCTGCTGACGGACCCGCACTCGCCGGGGCAGTACCGCACCAACGGCGTGCTGGTGAACTTCCCGGCGTTCTACGAGGCGTTCGGCGTCAAGCAGGGCGACCGCATGTGGCTGCCGGCCGACCAGCGCATCAAGCTCTGGTAG
- a CDS encoding YgiT-type zinc finger protein, whose amino-acid sequence MMHQIEDHLVETFVTYSVEVRGRIVIVENVPARVDPQTGERFFSPETVEQLRVLVWSDRQPDHTVETPVFRFAA is encoded by the coding sequence ATGATGCACCAGATTGAGGACCATCTTGTAGAAACGTTCGTCACGTACTCCGTCGAAGTTCGGGGGCGGATCGTGATCGTAGAGAACGTTCCTGCCCGCGTCGACCCGCAAACCGGCGAGCGCTTCTTTTCTCCGGAAACAGTCGAACAACTCCGCGTGCTGGTCTGGAGCGATCGTCAGCCGGATCATACGGTCGAAACACCGGTATTCCGCTTCGCGGCCTGA
- a CDS encoding methyltransferase domain-containing protein translates to MILIIYTTLYREGGDKFARAAQTLAAEKGRDNPGVPVSAVAVESKADVAELFHRAAAGERVRELHFIGHSGMYGPMFRTRAVPEQFSPHEWRTLPNPFAPHASAYFHACRTARWFAPFFARTFGVPAHGYHWYTSVSLRPDRFRWERLSRDRDAPLYVLGCPGRKSHGLLGSVRKYSRGVAETMKRFDPEPPDGDPTYDSVAPLYDAVFGDITVREDEWRWLQSRMPAEPARVLDIGCGNGALLMRMAPGIAHGTGVDTSAGMIDHARKRAADVPTLDFVQVHGPALPFADASFDVVVSLLSFRYLDWDPVMNEIRRVLRPGGRVLIVDMVTAPVRWREMPHLLASKASGFRSRLRRPEFARSLRRMVTDPRWQTMLRYNPIRAEHEMRWYLESRFPRGSIQTINVGWNARVLAFDSGPVQPGAVPPQSYP, encoded by the coding sequence GTGATCCTCATCATCTACACCACCCTGTATCGTGAGGGCGGCGACAAGTTTGCGCGGGCCGCCCAGACGCTCGCGGCGGAAAAGGGGCGCGACAACCCGGGCGTGCCGGTGAGCGCCGTCGCCGTGGAGAGCAAGGCGGACGTCGCGGAGCTGTTCCACCGGGCCGCGGCGGGGGAGCGCGTCCGCGAGCTTCACTTTATCGGCCACAGCGGGATGTACGGGCCCATGTTCCGCACCCGCGCCGTACCCGAGCAGTTCAGCCCGCACGAATGGCGCACGCTGCCCAACCCGTTTGCGCCACACGCGTCCGCGTACTTTCACGCGTGCCGCACCGCGCGATGGTTCGCACCGTTCTTTGCCCGCACCTTTGGCGTGCCGGCGCACGGATATCACTGGTACACCAGCGTTTCGCTGCGTCCGGACCGGTTCCGCTGGGAGAGGCTTTCCCGCGATCGTGACGCACCGCTGTACGTGCTGGGCTGCCCGGGCCGCAAATCGCACGGGCTGCTGGGATCGGTGCGCAAATACAGCCGCGGCGTGGCGGAAACCATGAAGCGGTTCGATCCTGAGCCGCCAGACGGCGATCCCACCTACGACTCCGTGGCCCCGCTGTACGACGCCGTGTTCGGCGACATCACCGTCCGCGAAGACGAGTGGCGCTGGCTGCAGTCGCGGATGCCGGCCGAGCCTGCGCGCGTGCTGGACATCGGCTGTGGCAACGGCGCGCTGCTGATGCGGATGGCCCCCGGCATCGCGCATGGAACGGGCGTCGACACCTCCGCGGGGATGATAGACCATGCCCGAAAGCGCGCCGCGGACGTCCCCACGCTGGACTTCGTGCAGGTGCACGGGCCGGCGCTGCCGTTTGCGGATGCGTCGTTCGACGTGGTGGTTTCGCTGCTCTCGTTCCGCTACCTGGACTGGGATCCGGTGATGAACGAGATCCGCCGCGTGCTGCGTCCCGGCGGCCGCGTGCTGATCGTGGACATGGTGACGGCGCCCGTGCGCTGGCGTGAAATGCCGCATCTGCTGGCGAGCAAAGCAAGCGGCTTCCGCTCCCGCCTGCGCCGCCCCGAGTTCGCGCGCAGCCTGCGGCGGATGGTGACGGACCCGCGCTGGCAGACCATGCTGCGCTACAATCCCATCCGCGCCGAGCACGAGATGCGGTGGTACCTGGAGAGCCGCTTTCCGCGGGGCTCCATCCAGACCATCAACGTGGGATGGAACGCCCGCGTCCTGGCCTTCGACAGCGGCCCGGTGCAGCCCGGCGCGGTGCCGCCGCAGAGCTATCCGTGA
- a CDS encoding aspartate/glutamate racemase family protein, with translation MKVAVLDWGIGGLAFLTRLRQAHPSVPAVYLSDAGTTPYGRLPRPALAARVDAMLRYAVDHHGADHAVLACNAASTVIRDLHASRDGLGVIGVIEPAVAELARMSPSRIGVIGGARTITSNAYGRPLRAAGHDVIQRVAQPLSACVEAGRLDGDEVRGEVARILAPLRGVEVLVLACTHYSVLSPLLAELCPGATLFDPVESTLARVQAEWRLPRESDVSASVRILTTGDADAMKRSARLAFGLELKMVEPIRV, from the coding sequence GTGAAGGTCGCCGTCCTGGACTGGGGGATCGGCGGGCTGGCGTTCCTTACCCGTCTGCGGCAGGCTCATCCATCCGTGCCCGCCGTCTACCTGTCCGACGCGGGCACCACGCCGTACGGCCGCCTGCCCCGCCCTGCGCTGGCAGCGCGGGTGGACGCCATGCTCCGGTACGCGGTGGATCACCACGGAGCCGATCACGCCGTGCTCGCCTGCAACGCCGCGAGCACCGTCATCCGTGATCTGCATGCGTCGCGTGACGGCTTGGGAGTGATCGGGGTCATCGAACCCGCTGTCGCCGAACTCGCGCGCATGTCCCCGTCGCGCATCGGCGTGATCGGCGGAGCGCGAACGATCACGAGCAACGCGTATGGCCGACCCCTCCGCGCCGCTGGACACGATGTGATACAACGCGTTGCGCAGCCGCTGTCGGCATGTGTGGAGGCGGGGCGCCTGGACGGGGACGAAGTGCGCGGCGAGGTGGCCCGCATCCTCGCTCCGCTGCGCGGCGTCGAGGTTCTGGTGCTGGCCTGCACGCACTACTCCGTGCTGTCGCCGCTGCTCGCGGAGCTTTGTCCCGGCGCGACGCTCTTCGATCCGGTGGAGAGCACGCTTGCCAGGGTTCAGGCCGAGTGGCGCCTGCCACGAGAATCGGACGTGTCGGCATCCGTGCGCATCCTGACCACGGGAGACGCGGATGCGATGAAGCGCTCCGCGAGGCTGGCCTTTGGACTGGAACTGAAGATGGTGGAGCCGATCCGGGTGTAA
- a CDS encoding DUF4258 domain-containing protein, with product MIEEIRAAIAERRFELSQHASDQSVARNIGAAELTDALYSGEVIEDYPDDKYGPSCLILGLTRWGRPLHVQCSYPSRPVLKIITVYEPDPDLWIALKHRKGRIG from the coding sequence CTGATAGAGGAGATCCGGGCCGCGATTGCCGAGCGGCGATTCGAACTTTCGCAGCACGCGTCCGATCAGAGCGTCGCCCGCAACATTGGCGCGGCCGAACTGACCGACGCCTTGTATTCAGGAGAAGTGATCGAGGACTATCCTGATGACAAGTACGGGCCGAGTTGCCTGATCCTCGGCCTTACGCGGTGGGGAAGACCGCTGCACGTTCAATGCAGCTACCCTTCCCGCCCTGTGCTGAAGATCATCACCGTCTACGAACCTGATCCAGACTTGTGGATCGCCCTGAAGCATCGAAAGGGTAGGATCGGATGA
- a CDS encoding VOC family protein produces MADPTGTTRITTVGTVFVPVADQDRALAFYVDTLGFQLRGDLPYSGGRWVEVAPPGSANVLALVPPSEGRAAATDQTICAFGSTDIDADYATLRARGIDMDAEIGRAGTSRPGLIALDARISDPQPPQFSFRDPDGNRFLIVQAPPAA; encoded by the coding sequence ATGGCAGACCCGACAGGCACGACCCGGATCACGACGGTAGGAACCGTGTTCGTCCCGGTTGCCGACCAGGACCGGGCGCTCGCGTTCTACGTGGATACGCTCGGATTCCAGTTGCGCGGCGACCTGCCTTACAGCGGAGGCCGCTGGGTGGAAGTCGCGCCGCCGGGCTCCGCCAACGTGCTCGCGCTCGTCCCGCCCAGCGAAGGCCGCGCGGCTGCCACCGACCAGACGATCTGCGCATTCGGATCGACGGATATCGACGCGGATTACGCCACCCTGCGCGCCCGTGGCATCGACATGGACGCGGAAATCGGCCGCGCCGGCACCAGCCGGCCGGGGCTGATCGCGCTGGACGCCCGCATCAGCGATCCCCAGCCGCCGCAGTTCTCCTTTCGCGACCCGGACGGCAACCGCTTCCTGATTGTGCAGGCGCCGCCCGCCGCCTGA